Part of the Chroicocephalus ridibundus chromosome 17, bChrRid1.1, whole genome shotgun sequence genome is shown below.
GCGGTTTAGGGGCGGTAGCTCCCGAAGTGCTTCAGGCCAGCATCGGCTCTCGGGGAGCGGGGATGCAGCTCTGCGGAGTCCCGCACACACAGTGCCGGGCAAGGAATCGGGACCAGGAGGTAAAGAAGTGATTTCTTCTGCCTCCCACCGAGCAGCCGACCACGCTCCTGGACAGCAGAGTTTCTTTTTCCAGGAATCAAAGAGCTAAAAATTCCCCGCTCACCTTCTAGCATCATCCATCTCTCGAGAATTTGTTTTAATCCTGTTTTGTGAACAACAGCAGCATCCCCAAAACGGCACCGTCTGTAGTTTAGGGGGTAGGAATAATTACTGTCTCCCTCTATACATAAGTGAAAATCAAGTAGTTAATATAGTGAAAGGCTAAGTAACTATTTCGGGGGGATATAGGAGAAAGCTCTGATAATTTGAGAACCTCCACCAACACCTTTTGTTTGACCGCCTTCCCTCTCTCAGCTCCCCATAAAGGAGGTTTTACATAAATAAACGTGTGATAGGCTCACCCGGCGATTGCTTGTTAACAATAATGtggtatttctttctcctgcaggtTATGAAGGTCTGCACCGAAACTGGGTCTCACACCTTCTCCACAAGGGGAATGGAaatcaataataataacagcagcaattTTATATCGGATCCAGGGTGAGGGGCTAAGCAGGAAATTCGGAAAAGCGATTCCTAAGCCGTTCCCAGTGCGCCTGCATGCACGTTGACGCTGCGGTTTTCGAAAATACCGCGCAGTCACCACAAGCCATACATTTTGGGGAAGACCGTGCCACTTTGGGGAGGTCAGCCGGAGGACAGCGTGGGCTGAAGCGCTGCTACCCCGCTCGCCCTGCCCGGGGCCGTCAGCCTGGCAGCTCCGGGGAGGGGCGGCCAGGGGAGCCCCGGGTGTGCCGGCtccgggcagggggtgggaaaCCAGCACACCCCGAGACCTGCCCGGTATCCTGCCGCCTGGACTTCCTTTCTGGGGGGAAATCGGCTCCAACACCCCACCTTTCGTGATCTGACAGTTACCTCAACTGAGAGACAAAAAAAGCCTTTGCCAAAGTGACTTCACCTCCGCACATGCCCTCCTCAGCTCTATCTTCACTTtcacacacccacctccccaataTCTTCACTTTCCCCCAAAAGTGGGGTTGGAGTCCAGGAGCCCGGGGACCTCATTTCATCCCCTGCTCGGGTCGGGATACTTACTGCATTTCATGGCTGAAATTTTGATCCCGTCCTGGCTGATTTTCCCATCTACCAAAGAAACTCCGTGCTTTCACCCAGAGCTGCCTCAGGTCTAAACTTTGGTTTAGCCTTCGCTGGGAGGAGGTGAATAGCAAAACTTTTTCCTCCCTAACTCCGCAGCAGTGAACTCTCTCGGAGCTAATTCTGAAACTCCAGAAGACAGCTGTATTTTAATGACATAAAGCATCTCCTTAATGTAACAGTGGAGTGAGATCACAGTGGAAAATTATCAGACAATATGAAACAATTGATTCATGGATGAAATAAACAtctatccttttcttttttcattttacaccCATAAATCATCTATTGTAGACATCGTTTAAATATAATACATTAAATTTAAACGCGAGTGCAACATAATATAAAAAGCACTCCTGGAATCAAATTAGAAACCGATTTCTCTTGCAAGTGGAATGACATGAGAGTTGCTTTGAATCTTTATAATCACTTTTGGTTGTTTTATGCAAAAAAGGAGGTAGCGAGTTTCAGAGAACATTTGTAAcctgaaagattttcttcttgaatatcTCAGCATCAGCAAAGTCGgcagaataaatgaataaataggCACGCAGCTCTGGAAATAGTTTTCTCCTTATTCTTTTTATTGAAGGGCGAGAATTGTAATTGGCTAAAACTCACACTTTCTCTCGGGGGGGATttaaaggagggaggaaggttGGTGTCGTGGCTGTCTGTGTTGCAGTTTCTTAACAAATGTTACCCCAACGTGTTGCATCAGCCAAACCTACCAACTGAAGGCCGTGTTTATGCCTTTCAAAGTGAACTTTTGgcctggggaaagaaaaaaaaaaaaaaagagccctcCTGGTTCTTCTTAGAGGCTGAATAACCAGTAAATATCTTGACAAGTAACAAATGACTGTGGGCGTCATATTGTTGGGTGCTCTTGTCTCCCTTCTGCTAACAAGTAAATAAATGTTGCCTACCTATGTTTCCATTCTCTCAGCAGTGGAGTGGCCGGCCTGAAGTCAGTGTCTTTCCACCTACTCATCAGCTGGACTCTGCTAGGGGAAAGCTCCAGTGGCAACAGATTTGGAGAAAGATCAAACCAGGTTTGCCATGGAAAAGAGGAGCTTAAAGTTCCAGCATTGGTTAAAGCCCTTaaaacagctgctgttttcagtAGTAAATGTGTAGATAGGTAGGTGCATGGGTGAGTGGATGGGTAGGAGGACATGAAGATAGACATACGGATCATTTTTAGTTCCATTCCTCCAACTGCTAAACTGGGCATGGTATTTCTCCAACAAAAGACATTCTGTCTTCCTAACTTTATTTCATGGCCTCATTAGAATATTGATTTAATTATGTTGCTTTTACCCACACTGGCCCTAGACACAAAGCCGGTGTGGCAAAATTAGAACACACGGAGCCTTTTTTTTCTTCGGAGCTTTTATTAGACTCTTCAGCCCAGAAAACGCAAAACATCTTCAAGCCACTTTGTAGGCAAAGTTTCGAAATGAAGAAAAGAGCATCCTTTTGTGCCTGGGGGAAAGAGTAGTCAGACCTCCCTAcctcttttccctctgtctttctttttctcagatgGAGCTAGGATTGGGGAAAACCTTTTTAAGTTGGGGTAAGGGGAAGTTCTGCTGAAACTGGCTACTCGCATAACTTGGGAGCCTTTTTAGCACTTAAAACAGTTGTGTATAATTCTAattcttcccccagcccctcttcccctccacctccccgcaccccacctccctcctctctttTAAAGTCTTTGAGGAAAGATTTTGACGTATTCGTGTTGTTATCAGATTGATGGGCAGGGTTTGATTGAAACCCCTTTGTCATGCAAATGTCAGGGCCTTGATGGATGAGCTCAGAGATGTGACAAACTTCAGGAGCCCCTCGCTCATTGGGCTGGGGGCGGACCACGTGgccgcctccccctgcccccaccccggccccgccgaagGCTGAGGGGTTCGAGGGCCAGCGATGCATGGAAGGAAGTTTTACAGCTTTGACATACTATCTAAAGGTTGTAGGGCAGGCGGAATCCCCCCCAAAACAGGCTGACCCTCCTCCATCAGTGGCAGATGGACAATACTAGGATGAACTCCTTCTTAGAGTATGCAATTTGTAACCGTGGGACGGGCGCCTACCACCATTTAGAGCAAagctccccttccttcctctcctgctcaGGTAGCCCCGCCAGTGACACTTTTAACGGAGACGGGCGCTTTGGCGTGGGAGGGAGCGCGGCCGCCCATCTCCCCCCGCAGAACCCCGGCTACCACCCTCCCTCCTCCGGGCGCCCCATCCCCTTCGCGGGCGCTGCCCCGGCCGCCGGGTACCCGGCCcaaacctgcagccccagctACGGCCACCACCAGCTCTACCTCGGCCAGCAGGACGCGGATGGCGTGTACTTCCAGGCGGCCGGCTACTCCGCCAACGCGGGATCCAACCTCAGCTCCTTAGCAGAGAGCTACTGCGGGGCCGCTGGGCAGTACCAGCAGCAACACCTTTACGGGCAGGAGCAGCCCGGCTACTTGCCCGGCGTTTACAGTAACCTCTCGCCTTCTTTAAACGAGGACAAAGACCCTGCGTGCCCCTCCGAGCCGTGCCCCCCCGGCGCCAGCGCAACGCAAACCTTCGACTGGATGAAAGTGAAGAGGAACCCCCCCAAGACAGGTGAGTTtgggggagggcagagctgggtgagGATGGTCCCCagccgggggaggagggaggcggggggcagctccccagccctgcaaggaaAGGTTGCCTTCTCCGGGGTTTGTACGCAAGGTAACTGGGCTCATCTTCCAGGGGAACacagatttgttttgctttgggggtctttttttttttttttttttttttttttttttttttttaacaccagcTCAGCGCTGCGGAAAAGCCAGCTAGAGATTTCCCAGACACGCCTGATGGAGGGTCCCTGAGCTCAGTTTCCCGCAGGCCCAATGCGATTTAAGCCCAGCTCGGAATGGGAAATTCTCCAGGCTTCCTGCTTCTTCCACAGTCGTGGCTTCCACTCCCCTATTGTTCAACTTCCTTCTCCACAACCTTCCTTAAATCACaatcttccctcctcccctcatcATCACCTTCGCCCTCCCCTTCCACTCCTTCCCACGCACGTTCAGGTTTCATGGTAGTTTGCAGGGAACTGGGGGGAATGGTTACAAGGGAAAGGGGGGGGCAGTTCTGCAGAGCCCGGTGAAGTCCGTATTCCTGGGCTGGGAAGACAGGGGTAGCTGAGGATCCGGGAGGGAGCACGAAGCTCCGGGCGGTGGAGGGACCAAAtgcccaggagaggagaggagcggggaaaagcccccccgccccgccacgtCCCAGCAAGGGAATTTCTCTGGTTGCTCCTGCCCTGTTGGTGTTTGCTCCTTAACAGCTAAAGTGTCGGAGTACGGACTGCTGGGCCAGCCCAACACCATCCGCACCAACTTCACCACCAAGCAGCTGACGGAGCTGGAGAAGGAGTTTCACTTTAACAAGTACCTCACCCGGGCCCGGCGGGTGGAGATCGCCGCTACCCTGGAGCTCAACGAAACCCAGGTCAAGATCTGGTTCCAGAACAGGCGGATGAAgcagaagaagagggaaaaggaaggtcTCGCCCCGGCTGCTGCCTCCAGGTCTGCCAAGGAAGCGAGCGAAGCCTCGGATCAGTCCAACTGCACCTCACCTGAGGCCTCTCCCAGCTCGGTGTCTTCCTGAAACGCGTCCCCGCGGGGACGCAGGGACCAGCCCGGGGCTGCCCTCGAGGGGCAGCTGCTCCCCGCAGACCCCAGCAGACCCACAGGCACGAACACGCAcctcccacgcacagccccgacC
Proteins encoded:
- the HOXB1 gene encoding homeobox protein Hox-B1; amino-acid sequence: MDNTRMNSFLEYAICNRGTGAYHHLEQSSPSFLSCSGSPASDTFNGDGRFGVGGSAAAHLPPQNPGYHPPSSGRPIPFAGAAPAAGYPAQTCSPSYGHHQLYLGQQDADGVYFQAAGYSANAGSNLSSLAESYCGAAGQYQQQHLYGQEQPGYLPGVYSNLSPSLNEDKDPACPSEPCPPGASATQTFDWMKVKRNPPKTAKVSEYGLLGQPNTIRTNFTTKQLTELEKEFHFNKYLTRARRVEIAATLELNETQVKIWFQNRRMKQKKREKEGLAPAAASRSAKEASEASDQSNCTSPEASPSSVSS